In the Thermodesulfobacteriota bacterium genome, ACCCCGGCGGCGGTGTAGGGGCGCACTGGGTGCGCCCGCACATCGGGCGAATCGATGGCCCCCTTGGGGCAGTGGTCCCTCCCAGGCGGGCGCACATCTGTGCGCCCCTACGGGCGGGCTAGGAGGCGGCGTAGGGGCGCACTGCGTGCGCCCGCGCGTCGGGCGAGCGGGGCTCCCGATACCGCATCGGAACAGAGGGAAAGGAAGGAAAGCCGATGGAAGACCGCGTCAAGGTCCTCTTCGTGGACGACGAGCCCAACATCCTCAAGGCGCTCCAGCGGATGTTTCGCAAGGAGCCCTGGGAGCTCGCCTTCGAGGAGTCGGCCCAGGCGGTGCTCGACCGCTTCGCCGCCCAAGGCCCCTGGGACATCGTGGTGGCCGACCACCGGATGCCCGGCATGACCGGCGTGGAGCTCTTGAAACAGCTTCGCCTGCGCTACCCGCGCACGGTGCGCCTGGTGCTCACCAGTTACACCGACGTCGAGGTCATCCTGGCCGCCATCAACGAAGGGGCGGTGTACAAGTTCCTCGTCAAGACCTGCCCCGACACGGTGCTCCGCGAGACCATCGCCGACGTGGTGGAGGCCGTACGCCTGCGCCGGGAGAACGAGCGCCTCACCGCCCAGCTCGAGGCCCAGAGGGCCGAGATCTCCTCCATCGACTGGCTCATGGACGAGCTCGCGGGTCGGCCCGACGCCGGGGCCGTCCAGGCCACGGGGGCTGCCGAGGGCCCCGGGCCCGCCGACATCCTGGAAGCCCTTCCCGTGGGGGTGATCGCCCTCACCCCCGACGGCGCCGTCTCCCTGGCCAACCCCGAAGCCCTGCGCCTCCTGGGCAACCCCGGCCCCGCCGGGCTCGCCGGACTCGATGGAGCCGAGCTACGGCGGCGCCTGGCCGACGGGGCATCCTTCGCCGTGCGCCACCGGCCCCTGGCCCCGGCCCCCGGGGATCTCTTCGCCTTCTGGAGCGCCTGAGTTTCGGAATCCCCTTCACCCCGGTGCCGCGATTGGTCACGGGAAGTGACGAAAATCGTCACTTCCGCCTGCGCCCCGGCCCCGCCGCCCACGGGCTCCGAATGCCGAAAAACCCCGTCCGGAGCGGTGTTACGGGGCGAAGCCGGGA is a window encoding:
- a CDS encoding response regulator, whose product is MEDRVKVLFVDDEPNILKALQRMFRKEPWELAFEESAQAVLDRFAAQGPWDIVVADHRMPGMTGVELLKQLRLRYPRTVRLVLTSYTDVEVILAAINEGAVYKFLVKTCPDTVLRETIADVVEAVRLRRENERLTAQLEAQRAEISSIDWLMDELAGRPDAGAVQATGAAEGPGPADILEALPVGVIALTPDGAVSLANPEALRLLGNPGPAGLAGLDGAELRRRLADGASFAVRHRPLAPAPGDLFAFWSA